Proteins encoded in a region of the Gemmatimonadaceae bacterium genome:
- a CDS encoding protein kinase, producing the protein MDDLRQRLETALEGSYIFERELGGGGMSRTYLVRERALDRRVVVKVLAPELLAGISVERFRREVMMAAKLQHPHVVPVLTAGDVDGLPWFSMPYVDGDSLRQRLGQGPMSITEIVGILRDVARALAYAHANGIVHRDIKPDNVLLSTGSATVTDFGIAKAISAARTTSEDSAPNTMLTVAGTSIGTPTYMAPEQAAGDPGTDSRADLYSFGAMAYELLAGRPPFHGMTPARLLAAQLGETPKDVRTLRTDCPETLADLVMRCLEKEPAARPQQALDLVRVLDTITSSGAAAAAPAILAGGRINLGKAFALWAGAAVLTVITAWAAMRVIGLPDWVLPGSVGVMLAGLPVIGITWYVQKVAHRAYTVTPQFTPGGSTAPQGTMATLAMRAVPHVSWRRTWLGGSIAVGGFVALVIAFMVMRAMGVGPFGSLRGRGTFGDRETIVVADFRSPAGDSTLGGTVAEALRTDLGQSSSLRVLTRANMRDLLGMMQRPRESVVQFDVAREIATREGAKAVLDGEVVRLGKGYVVSARLVNALDGNELVTFRETAGGEDDLITALGKLSRAVRERAGESLRSIQKSSELERVSTPSLAALRKYVQGSQASDELGDAERAVALLQEAVSIDSGFAMAWRKIAVVLGNEGTNRPLQLAAMEAAYRHRSRLTEMERLLTEGYYFTRGPKHDRDKALAAYDAAAQLDSLSTAALNNAAVIYGEKREFARAEERYRKVTELPRSFGGAFTNLMQMQTILGHISGLDSTRKAFHAKLPNSADLWEADAYVAIGTGDLRAADSVGRAVHAVARTTRQATRSANTVASVAELRGQPRESLRWSSQSSEASLKAAATPVNQLQFYLDSAYMLAGTLDRPAEARAVIARGLARVPLSKLAPSERPYRYLSRIAAKMSDPATARLAAQGWEKDQVGESPDVIGDRAFYAGQVALAEHRWDAAIAQVLEADKRATINWRYAWVALAQAHDNASRPDSAIAYFEKFTNSRGSLPDFDAEFRAGSYKRLGELYDAKGNKAKAIENFEKFTAMWKDAEPELQPKVREVQDKLKRLRGLKG; encoded by the coding sequence ATGGACGATCTTCGGCAGCGCCTCGAGACGGCACTCGAGGGCTCATACATTTTCGAGCGCGAACTCGGTGGCGGCGGCATGTCGCGCACGTACCTCGTTCGCGAACGCGCCCTCGATCGGCGCGTCGTCGTGAAGGTGCTGGCTCCCGAGCTGCTCGCGGGCATCTCGGTGGAGCGCTTCCGTCGCGAAGTGATGATGGCGGCCAAGCTCCAGCATCCGCACGTCGTCCCGGTCCTCACGGCCGGTGACGTGGACGGTCTTCCGTGGTTCTCGATGCCGTATGTGGACGGTGATTCGTTGCGACAGCGGCTGGGTCAGGGGCCGATGTCTATCACCGAGATCGTCGGGATCCTGCGCGACGTGGCGCGCGCCCTCGCCTACGCGCACGCCAACGGCATCGTGCACCGCGACATCAAGCCCGACAACGTGCTCCTCTCCACGGGGAGCGCGACGGTCACCGACTTCGGCATTGCCAAGGCCATCAGCGCCGCGCGCACCACCAGCGAGGACTCGGCGCCGAACACGATGCTCACGGTGGCCGGCACCTCCATCGGCACGCCGACGTACATGGCGCCCGAGCAGGCGGCGGGCGATCCGGGCACCGACAGTCGCGCCGATCTCTACTCGTTCGGGGCGATGGCGTACGAATTGCTCGCGGGCCGCCCCCCATTCCACGGGATGACGCCAGCGCGGCTGCTGGCCGCGCAACTGGGCGAGACGCCGAAGGACGTGCGCACGCTGCGAACGGACTGCCCGGAGACACTGGCCGACCTGGTGATGCGCTGCCTCGAGAAGGAACCGGCGGCGCGTCCGCAGCAGGCGCTGGACCTCGTGCGGGTGCTCGACACGATCACGTCGAGCGGCGCGGCCGCCGCGGCGCCGGCCATCCTTGCCGGCGGGCGCATCAACCTTGGCAAGGCGTTCGCGCTCTGGGCCGGCGCCGCGGTGCTGACCGTAATCACCGCCTGGGCGGCGATGCGCGTCATCGGCCTCCCCGACTGGGTGCTGCCGGGCTCCGTCGGCGTGATGCTCGCGGGGCTGCCCGTCATCGGCATCACCTGGTACGTGCAGAAGGTGGCACACCGCGCCTACACGGTGACGCCGCAGTTCACGCCCGGCGGTTCCACGGCGCCGCAGGGGACGATGGCGACCCTGGCGATGCGGGCCGTGCCGCACGTCTCGTGGCGGCGCACCTGGCTGGGCGGGAGCATCGCGGTGGGCGGCTTCGTGGCACTGGTCATCGCCTTCATGGTGATGCGCGCGATGGGCGTGGGGCCATTCGGTTCATTGCGCGGACGCGGCACCTTCGGTGATCGCGAGACGATTGTGGTCGCGGACTTCCGCAGCCCGGCCGGCGACTCGACGCTCGGCGGTACGGTCGCGGAAGCGCTGCGCACGGACCTGGGGCAGTCCAGCTCGCTGCGCGTGCTGACGCGCGCCAACATGCGCGACCTGCTGGGGATGATGCAGCGCCCGCGGGAGAGCGTGGTGCAGTTTGACGTCGCCCGCGAGATCGCCACCCGCGAGGGCGCCAAGGCGGTGCTCGACGGTGAAGTCGTACGGCTCGGCAAGGGCTACGTGGTGTCGGCGCGGCTGGTGAACGCGCTCGACGGCAACGAGCTGGTGACCTTTCGCGAGACGGCGGGTGGCGAAGACGACCTGATCACCGCTCTCGGGAAGCTGTCCCGCGCGGTGCGCGAGCGCGCCGGCGAGTCGTTGCGCAGCATCCAGAAGAGCTCCGAGCTCGAGCGCGTCTCCACGCCCTCGCTGGCGGCGCTGCGCAAGTACGTGCAGGGCTCACAGGCCTCCGACGAGCTGGGCGACGCCGAGCGCGCCGTGGCGCTGCTGCAGGAGGCGGTGTCGATCGACAGTGGATTCGCCATGGCGTGGCGCAAGATCGCCGTGGTGCTCGGCAACGAAGGGACGAACCGCCCGCTGCAGCTGGCGGCCATGGAGGCCGCGTACCGGCACCGCAGCCGGCTCACGGAGATGGAGCGCCTGCTGACCGAGGGGTACTACTTCACCCGCGGTCCGAAGCACGACCGGGATAAGGCGCTCGCGGCCTACGATGCCGCGGCGCAGCTCGATTCGCTGAGCACCGCGGCACTCAACAACGCCGCGGTCATCTACGGCGAGAAGCGCGAGTTCGCGCGCGCCGAAGAGCGATACCGCAAGGTGACGGAACTGCCGCGCAGCTTCGGCGGCGCGTTCACCAACCTGATGCAGATGCAGACGATCCTCGGCCACATCTCGGGGCTCGACTCCACCCGCAAGGCGTTCCACGCGAAGCTGCCGAACAGTGCCGACCTGTGGGAGGCGGACGCCTATGTGGCGATCGGCACCGGCGACCTGCGGGCGGCGGATTCCGTCGGCCGCGCGGTGCACGCCGTTGCGCGCACGACGCGTCAGGCGACGCGCAGCGCGAATACCGTCGCGTCGGTCGCTGAGTTGCGCGGGCAGCCACGCGAGTCGCTGCGCTGGTCTTCGCAATCCAGTGAGGCGTCGCTCAAGGCGGCCGCGACGCCGGTGAACCAGCTGCAATTCTATCTCGACAGCGCGTACATGCTGGCCGGGACGCTGGACCGGCCCGCCGAGGCGCGCGCGGTCATCGCACGCGGCCTGGCTCGCGTCCCCCTCAGCAAGCTGGCCCCGTCCGAGCGGCCGTACCGCTACCTCTCGCGGATTGCAGCCAAGATGAGCGATCCGGCCACCGCCCGGCTTGCCGCGCAGGGGTGGGAGAAGGACCAAGTCGGCGAATCGCCGGACGTCATTGGTGACCGCGCGTTCTACGCGGGACAGGTGGCGCTGGCCGAGCATCGGTGGGATGCGGCGATCGCCCAGGTCCTCGAGGCCGACAAGCGGGCGACCATCAACTGGCGCTATGCGTGGGTCGCCTTGGCACAGGCGCACGACAATGCGAGCCGCCCCGACTCGGCCATCGCGTACTTCGAGAAGTTCACGAACTCGCGGGGCTCGCTCCCCGACTTCGATGCCGAGTTCCGGGCCGGGTCGTACAAGCGTCTCGGCGAACTCTATGACGCGAAGGGGAACAAGGCGAAAGCGATCGAGAACTTCGAGAAGTTCACCGCGATGTGGAAGGACGCCGAACCCGAACTGCAGCCCAAGGTGCGCGAAGTGCAGGACAAGCTGAAGCGACTGCGCGGACTGAAGGGGTAG